The Thomasclavelia ramosa DSM 1402 genome includes a region encoding these proteins:
- a CDS encoding alpha/beta fold hydrolase has protein sequence MKYSEKFTSATATHVNFDIYLPTVMIRYKAIIQIHHAMGEHSGRYERFAEYLAHDGFVVVVSDFPGHGTSLYNYEQGYFGIGDATKTLVEDMHRLRNIMASRYPDLPYFMIGNQLGSLVLRQYMAQYGDFIQGAILMGTCGKPHFALIGKLIIKGDAMLKGHMHRSKTVRKNVINQLISRTKNATYVTGDARELEQYQQDPFTDFTYTNNAYEEVFGLIKKVSTIQNIKKIPEYLSVLIISGAKDPFGKFGVGPKWLYEALSHQGVKDITLSLYDRSHHDLLHDQQRLEVYKDVLDWLNQRTFV, from the coding sequence ATGAAATATAGTGAAAAATTTACATCAGCAACGGCAACACATGTCAATTTTGATATATATTTACCGACTGTAATGATTCGCTATAAGGCTATTATCCAGATTCATCATGCAATGGGAGAGCATTCAGGGCGCTATGAACGGTTTGCTGAATATTTAGCTCACGATGGTTTTGTTGTCGTTGTTAGTGATTTTCCGGGTCATGGGACTTCATTATATAATTATGAGCAGGGTTATTTTGGGATTGGTGATGCAACAAAGACATTAGTTGAAGATATGCATCGCTTGCGAAATATTATGGCATCTCGGTATCCAGATTTACCATATTTTATGATTGGCAATCAACTTGGTTCATTAGTATTACGACAATATATGGCACAATATGGGGACTTTATCCAAGGTGCTATATTAATGGGAACCTGTGGCAAACCTCATTTTGCATTGATTGGAAAACTAATTATTAAGGGGGATGCAATGCTTAAAGGACATATGCATCGTTCCAAAACGGTTCGTAAAAATGTTATCAATCAATTAATTTCTCGTACTAAAAATGCAACTTATGTTACTGGTGATGCTCGAGAGTTAGAACAGTACCAGCAAGATCCGTTTACTGATTTTACATATACTAATAACGCTTATGAAGAAGTGTTTGGCTTAATAAAAAAAGTTTCTACTATCCAAAACATAAAAAAAATACCTGAATATTTATCAGTTTTGATAATTTCTGGTGCTAAGGATCCTTTTGGCAAATTTGGCGTAGGGCCTAAATGGTTATATGAAGCGCTTAGTCATCAAGGAGTTAAAGATATTACTTTATCGCTCTATGATCGTAGTCATCATGATTTATTACACGATCAACAGCGTCTTGAAGTGTATAAAGATGTACTTGATTGGTTGAATCAGCGAACCTTTGTTTGA
- the rpoD gene encoding RNA polymerase sigma factor RpoD, with amino-acid sequence MKKKKNVTAVSFDDLKQIVLNDAKKEDGVLTQDQIDNYLSTYDLNDDLAEELLEFIGNNDIVISDDGLDDLDVEDEVLLAGVPAELDDDLGLDDDLGLDGDTPDLDFAGDFDMMTGDTIHMYQVADADAELDQNQLGSNVKINDPVKMYLKEIGRVELLTHDEEIDLAKKILEGDEDAKKELAAANLRLVVSIAKRYVGRGMLFLDLIQEGNMGLIKAVEKFDYTKGFKFSTYATWWIRQAITRAIADQARTIRIPVHMVETINKLTRIQRQLIQELGREPSAEEIAEKMDGMTPEKVREIQKISLEPVSLETPIGEEDDSHLGDFIEDEGAMSPDDYAANELLKDELNEVLLELTDREEKVLRLRFGLDDGRTRTLEEVGKEFSVTRERIRQIEAKALRKLKHPSRSKRLKDFLDR; translated from the coding sequence ATGAAAAAAAAGAAAAATGTAACTGCAGTATCATTTGATGATTTAAAGCAAATTGTTTTAAATGATGCTAAAAAAGAAGATGGTGTATTAACACAAGATCAAATTGATAATTATTTATCTACATATGATTTAAATGATGATCTTGCAGAGGAACTATTAGAATTTATTGGAAATAATGATATTGTTATTTCTGATGATGGATTAGATGATTTAGATGTAGAAGACGAAGTATTATTAGCTGGTGTACCTGCTGAATTAGATGATGATTTAGGACTAGATGATGATTTAGGATTAGATGGTGATACTCCAGATTTAGATTTTGCTGGTGATTTCGATATGATGACAGGTGATACGATTCATATGTATCAAGTTGCTGATGCTGATGCGGAATTAGATCAAAATCAATTAGGAAGTAATGTCAAGATCAATGATCCAGTTAAAATGTATTTAAAAGAGATTGGACGCGTTGAACTGCTTACTCATGATGAGGAGATAGACCTTGCTAAAAAGATTTTAGAAGGAGATGAAGATGCAAAAAAGGAACTCGCTGCTGCTAACTTACGTTTAGTTGTATCGATTGCTAAAAGATATGTTGGAAGAGGAATGTTATTTTTAGATTTGATTCAAGAAGGTAACATGGGTTTAATCAAAGCAGTCGAGAAATTTGATTATACTAAGGGATTTAAATTTTCAACTTATGCAACATGGTGGATTCGTCAAGCTATTACAAGAGCTATTGCTGACCAAGCTAGAACAATTCGTATTCCTGTACATATGGTAGAAACAATTAATAAATTGACAAGAATTCAGCGTCAATTGATTCAAGAATTAGGGCGTGAGCCTAGTGCCGAAGAAATTGCTGAAAAAATGGATGGAATGACACCAGAAAAAGTTCGTGAAATACAAAAAATTTCTTTAGAACCAGTATCTTTGGAAACACCAATAGGTGAAGAAGATGATTCTCATTTAGGAGATTTTATCGAAGATGAAGGTGCAATGTCGCCAGATGATTATGCTGCTAATGAACTTCTAAAAGATGAATTGAATGAAGTCTTATTAGAATTAACTGATCGTGAAGAAAAAGTATTACGCTTAAGATTTGGTTTAGATGATGGAAGAACTAGAACGCTTGAAGAAGTAGGGAAAGAATTTAGTGTAACCCGGGAAAGAATTCGTCAAATCGAAGCTAAGGCACTTCGTAAATTAAAACATCCTTCACGTTCAAAAAGATTAAAAGACTTCTTAGATCGTTAA
- a CDS encoding HAD hydrolase family protein gives MEKKIIFFDVDGTLVSDTGGIEHVPESAKRAIALTRAKGNLVYLCTGRSKAEIYDFILECGIDGVIGAGGGYIEIGNQMLYHKKVTNKAVNHMVDYFDTNNFDYYVESNGGLFASKNLVKRLERIIYGDYENDPQAKARYEKKTAILLTL, from the coding sequence ATGGAAAAAAAGATTATATTTTTTGATGTTGATGGCACACTCGTAAGTGATACCGGCGGGATTGAACATGTACCTGAATCTGCCAAAAGAGCAATTGCTTTAACTAGAGCTAAAGGAAATTTAGTATACTTATGTACTGGGCGCAGCAAGGCTGAAATCTATGATTTCATTCTTGAATGTGGAATTGACGGAGTAATTGGAGCTGGCGGTGGCTATATTGAAATAGGAAATCAAATGCTCTATCATAAAAAAGTGACAAATAAAGCAGTTAATCATATGGTTGACTATTTTGATACTAATAATTTTGATTACTATGTTGAAAGTAATGGCGGTTTATTTGCAAGCAAAAATCTAGTTAAAAGACTTGAAAGAATTATATATGGTGATTATGAAAATGATCCTCAGGCCAAAGCTCGCTATGAAAAAAAGACAGCCATTTTATTAACGCTCTAA
- a CDS encoding Nif3-like dinuclear metal center hexameric protein: protein MNAVKIINYLESIFPLNLQMSWDKCGIQVGDCNQQVTSIMVALNADIESLQKAIDQNCQMLVTHHPFLLEEIMNLDFHNHHGKFIEMAIKNNILVYSLHTCLDRGKDGISMNDWLINALGVHDVSCYDEFQVGKMALLNQPCMTSELVKKVKDTFNVPVRLAGKEVEIKTIAICGGSGADDLEQLAGRVDAYITGDSKHRHAKYALDHDIVLIDVPHHLEVIMEKRLASLLSNLGITVKEANSQDYYSYY, encoded by the coding sequence ATGAATGCCGTTAAAATAATTAATTATTTGGAATCAATCTTTCCACTTAACTTACAAATGTCGTGGGATAAATGTGGAATTCAAGTAGGTGACTGTAATCAACAAGTAACAAGTATAATGGTTGCATTAAATGCTGATATAGAAAGTCTTCAAAAGGCAATTGATCAAAATTGTCAAATGTTAGTTACACACCATCCATTTTTGCTAGAAGAAATAATGAATCTTGATTTCCATAATCATCATGGAAAGTTTATTGAAATGGCAATAAAAAACAATATTCTTGTTTATAGCCTACATACTTGTCTTGATCGAGGCAAAGATGGTATTTCGATGAATGATTGGCTTATTAATGCTTTAGGTGTTCATGATGTTAGCTGTTATGATGAATTTCAAGTGGGGAAAATGGCACTTTTAAATCAGCCTTGTATGACTAGCGAGTTAGTTAAGAAAGTTAAAGATACTTTTAATGTACCAGTACGTCTTGCTGGTAAAGAAGTAGAGATTAAAACAATTGCTATTTGTGGTGGTAGTGGGGCCGATGATCTTGAACAGCTAGCTGGTCGAGTGGATGCATATATAACGGGTGATAGTAAACATCGTCATGCTAAATATGCATTGGATCATGATATTGTCTTAATCGATGTTCCTCATCATCTTGAAGTAATTATGGAAAAGCGACTTGCTAGTTTATTGAGTAATCTTGGGATTACTGTAAAAGAAGCGAATAGTCAGGATTATTATTCATATTATTAA
- a CDS encoding 4-hydroxy-3-methylbut-2-enyl diphosphate reductase, whose protein sequence is MKVYPITPRGYCKGVVRAIELAKKQAHQDDVYILGMIVHNQYIVDALNNLGVKTIDKKGASREELLDQVSQGTVIITAHGASHNVIKKAHSKNIQVINATCPDVIKTHDLIKNYLNQGIEILYIGKAGHPESEGALSIDPAHIHLIENKTDFENLDPNLNYVITNQTTMSLYDVYDLCEYAKTKLNNLIVAKETCQATTVRQEAIAKINDEVDVIFIVGDPHSNNTKKLASIAHEKANKDTYMIESVNDIDISMLKEKHAAAVSSGASTPTYLTNQVIEYLRQFDYQNVSTHPKPKIDLAKII, encoded by the coding sequence ATGAAAGTATATCCAATTACACCCAGAGGATATTGTAAAGGGGTTGTTCGTGCAATCGAATTAGCTAAAAAACAAGCCCATCAAGATGATGTTTATATTCTAGGCATGATTGTCCATAACCAATATATTGTTGATGCTTTAAATAATTTAGGTGTCAAAACGATTGATAAAAAAGGTGCTTCGCGTGAAGAATTATTAGATCAGGTTTCCCAGGGAACGGTTATCATTACTGCTCATGGAGCTAGTCATAATGTTATAAAAAAGGCTCATTCAAAAAATATTCAAGTAATCAATGCTACTTGCCCCGATGTTATTAAGACTCATGACTTAATTAAAAATTATTTAAATCAAGGGATTGAAATTCTTTATATTGGCAAAGCTGGTCATCCGGAATCAGAGGGAGCATTATCAATTGATCCTGCTCATATCCATCTGATTGAAAATAAAACCGATTTTGAAAATCTTGATCCTAATTTAAACTATGTCATTACAAATCAAACGACAATGTCTTTATATGATGTTTATGATTTATGTGAATATGCTAAAACAAAACTAAATAATTTAATTGTTGCTAAAGAAACATGTCAAGCAACAACTGTACGTCAAGAAGCTATTGCAAAAATTAATGATGAAGTTGATGTCATTTTTATCGTTGGTGATCCTCATTCGAACAATACTAAAAAATTAGCTAGTATCGCACATGAAAAAGCTAATAAGGACACTTATATGATTGAAAGTGTTAATGATATTGATATATCTATGTTAAAGGAAAAACATGCTGCAGCTGTTAGCTCAGGGGCATCTACACCAACATACTTGACAAATCAAGTAATTGAATATTTACGTCAATTTGATTATCAAAATGTTTCTACTCATCCTAAACCTAAAATTGATTTAGCTAAAATTATTTAA
- a CDS encoding glycine--tRNA ligase yields the protein MASKDMDKLVSHAKTSGFVYQGSEIYDGLANTWDYGPLGVEMKNNIKQLWWKRFIQESPYNVGLDSAIFMNPRVWEASGHVGGFSDPLIDCKECKTRHRADKLIEAYDPSVHSEGWSSEETVKYIKDHNIVCPNCGKSNFTDVRQFKLMFETQMGVVEDAKDVVYLRPETAQGIFVNFKNIQRTSRKKVPFGIGQIGKAFRNEITPGNFIFRMREFEQMELEFFCKPDTDLEWFDYWKSYCQKFLFDLGLKEENLRFRDHEKEELSFYSKATCDVEYNFPFGWGELWGIADRTNYDLTQHQNHSKKSLEYLDPTTNEKYIPYVIEPSVGADRLFLSVLCDSYEEEILEDGETRVVMKLHPSVAPFKVAILPLTKKQSDKATEIYGQLAKYFNCEYDVAGQIGKRYRRQDAIGTPYCVTVDFDTMEDETVTVRDRDTMEQIRLPINQLVDYISKKITF from the coding sequence ATGGCAAGCAAAGATATGGATAAATTAGTAAGTCATGCAAAAACTTCAGGATTTGTATATCAGGGTTCTGAAATCTATGATGGCTTAGCAAACACATGGGATTATGGTCCTTTAGGTGTTGAAATGAAAAACAATATTAAACAATTGTGGTGGAAACGTTTTATTCAAGAATCACCATATAATGTAGGATTAGATTCAGCTATTTTTATGAATCCGCGGGTATGGGAAGCGAGTGGACATGTTGGTGGATTCTCTGACCCTTTGATTGATTGTAAGGAATGTAAGACCCGTCATCGTGCGGATAAATTAATCGAAGCTTATGATCCGAGTGTTCATAGTGAAGGATGGTCTAGTGAAGAGACAGTAAAATATATCAAGGATCACAATATTGTTTGTCCTAATTGTGGGAAAAGCAACTTCACTGATGTAAGACAATTCAAATTAATGTTCGAAACTCAAATGGGTGTAGTCGAAGATGCAAAAGATGTGGTTTATTTAAGACCAGAAACAGCTCAAGGTATCTTTGTTAACTTTAAAAACATTCAAAGAACATCACGTAAAAAAGTGCCATTTGGAATTGGTCAAATCGGGAAAGCTTTTAGAAATGAAATTACACCAGGAAACTTCATTTTTAGAATGCGTGAATTTGAACAAATGGAATTAGAATTTTTCTGTAAACCAGATACTGATTTAGAGTGGTTTGATTATTGGAAATCATATTGTCAAAAGTTTTTATTTGATTTAGGATTAAAAGAAGAAAATTTAAGATTTAGAGATCATGAAAAAGAGGAACTTTCCTTCTATTCTAAAGCCACTTGTGATGTTGAATATAATTTCCCATTTGGTTGGGGTGAATTATGGGGAATTGCTGATCGAACTAATTACGATTTAACCCAACATCAAAATCATTCTAAAAAATCTTTAGAATATTTAGATCCAACAACTAATGAAAAATATATTCCTTATGTTATTGAACCTTCGGTAGGTGCTGATCGTCTTTTCTTATCAGTACTTTGTGATAGTTATGAGGAAGAAATTTTAGAAGATGGTGAAACTAGAGTTGTAATGAAATTACATCCAAGTGTGGCACCGTTTAAAGTTGCTATCTTGCCATTAACCAAAAAACAAAGTGATAAAGCAACTGAAATTTATGGTCAGTTAGCAAAATATTTTAATTGTGAATATGATGTTGCTGGACAAATTGGAAAACGTTATCGACGTCAAGATGCAATTGGAACACCTTACTGTGTAACTGTTGATTTTGATACAATGGAAGACGAGACAGTAACTGTACGTGACCGTGACACAATGGAACAAATTCGTTTACCAATTAATCAATTAGTTGATTATATTAGTAAAAAGATCACATTCTAA
- a CDS encoding tRNA (adenine(22)-N(1))-methyltransferase, translating to MKLSKRLQLIADVISKYKQGSVLADIGSDHGYLPCYLVKNKIITCAYACDVAQGPLDSAKETIKQYGLEDKVFALLGNGLNPILDREVDMISIAGMGSYLISEILEEHREYLRNVKLMFLQANANNDHLRKYLFANDWIIIDEQMVKDAGHIYEVMVVTARQNKAITYNRKDEEFGPILINNQTPLFKEKWQKQYQVYEKIQNTLPHDHPRYHEIADKMKMIEEVLHECR from the coding sequence ATGAAACTATCAAAAAGATTACAGCTAATTGCTGATGTAATTAGTAAATATAAACAAGGAAGTGTTTTAGCAGATATTGGAAGTGATCATGGCTATTTGCCATGCTACTTAGTTAAAAATAAGATTATAACTTGTGCTTACGCTTGTGATGTAGCACAGGGACCATTAGATTCCGCAAAAGAGACAATCAAACAATATGGATTAGAAGATAAAGTTTTTGCACTATTGGGAAACGGGCTGAACCCAATTCTTGATCGTGAAGTGGATATGATCAGTATTGCTGGAATGGGATCTTATTTAATTAGTGAGATTCTTGAAGAGCATCGTGAGTATTTAAGAAATGTTAAACTGATGTTTTTACAAGCTAATGCCAATAATGATCATTTACGTAAATATTTATTTGCTAATGATTGGATCATCATTGATGAACAGATGGTTAAGGATGCTGGGCATATATATGAGGTGATGGTAGTTACAGCGAGACAGAATAAAGCAATTACATATAATCGTAAGGATGAAGAGTTTGGACCAATTTTAATCAACAATCAAACTCCATTGTTTAAAGAAAAATGGCAAAAACAGTATCAAGTTTATGAAAAGATTCAAAATACATTACCACATGATCATCCGCGTTATCATGAAATTGCTGATAAAATGAAAATGATTGAAGAGGTGCTCCATGAATGCCGTTAA
- the dnaG gene encoding DNA primase, whose protein sequence is MPRLSSEKINEIRQSVDIVDVIGTYLPLEKKGRNYVAICPFHDDSHPSMSISPERQIFMCFVCHHGGNVFTFLKDYLKIPYIEAVKMVANIGNVDISKYNLESRVKPVDQKLEPLYRMHDEANKIYNHYLNTKLAIQAKEYLNNRKITDEIIETFEIGYAPNNHVLLKAFEKMNFNKVSMFESGLIIEASNGYDRFTDRIMFPLHDASGRVVGFSGRIYKQSQNESKYMNSPESSIFIKGDTLYNYHRVGEEARQAGYIIITEGFMDVIALYKAGIKNAVAIMGTALTHGHLNLLKRLSKTVYLCLDGDQAGRNATIKSIDILLSAGFIVKVVDLPDNLDPDEILDKRGIEELNAVIKRPLSSLDFKMNYYYEMTNMDNYEDRKSYLETIAREISRLDDIIDQDHYIQQLEKKSGFSRNIIDQLINQNTAVRIETAEPPKIPKFQNQRLLDKYIRAERDLLYYMMNDKNVAMMYEAKAGFMFNDIYRIIASYIIDYYRQEVVLEVADLISSIEDENLVQNIIEISQLGLPKLKDTKAIDDYIETIKEKTVMVKKEELTKALADTFDPKQKAQILKEIIALKDKE, encoded by the coding sequence ATGCCGAGACTATCATCAGAGAAAATTAATGAAATTAGGCAAAGTGTTGATATTGTTGATGTCATTGGCACGTATCTTCCCTTAGAAAAAAAAGGCCGTAATTATGTAGCGATATGTCCTTTCCATGATGACAGCCATCCATCGATGTCAATTTCACCAGAACGACAAATATTTATGTGTTTTGTCTGTCATCATGGGGGAAATGTTTTTACTTTTTTAAAGGATTATTTGAAAATACCATATATTGAAGCCGTCAAGATGGTTGCTAATATTGGTAACGTTGATATAAGTAAATATAATTTAGAGAGTCGAGTTAAGCCGGTCGATCAAAAGTTAGAACCACTGTATCGTATGCATGATGAAGCCAATAAAATTTATAATCATTACTTGAATACTAAGTTAGCGATTCAAGCTAAAGAATATTTAAATAATCGTAAAATTACGGATGAAATTATTGAAACCTTTGAAATTGGATACGCCCCTAATAATCATGTACTATTAAAGGCGTTTGAAAAAATGAATTTTAATAAGGTTTCAATGTTTGAGTCTGGTTTGATTATTGAAGCTTCAAATGGATATGATCGTTTTACAGACAGGATCATGTTTCCACTACATGATGCTAGTGGTCGTGTCGTTGGGTTTAGCGGTCGAATCTATAAACAAAGCCAAAATGAATCTAAGTATATGAATTCGCCCGAGTCATCAATTTTTATTAAGGGTGATACTTTATATAATTATCACCGCGTTGGCGAAGAAGCACGACAAGCGGGTTATATCATTATTACTGAAGGATTTATGGATGTTATTGCATTATACAAGGCTGGAATAAAAAATGCAGTAGCAATTATGGGAACCGCCTTGACACATGGGCATTTAAATTTATTAAAACGTTTAAGTAAAACCGTATATTTATGTTTAGATGGTGATCAGGCTGGGAGAAATGCTACAATTAAAAGCATTGATATATTATTGAGTGCTGGTTTCATCGTTAAGGTAGTTGATTTACCAGATAATTTGGATCCTGATGAAATTTTGGATAAGCGTGGTATAGAAGAATTAAACGCTGTAATAAAAAGACCATTATCTTCATTAGATTTTAAGATGAATTATTATTATGAAATGACAAACATGGATAATTATGAAGATCGTAAATCTTATTTAGAAACAATTGCCAGAGAAATCAGTAGATTAGATGATATTATTGATCAAGATCATTATATCCAGCAATTAGAAAAAAAATCAGGTTTTTCAAGAAACATTATTGACCAGTTAATTAATCAAAATACAGCTGTAAGAATTGAGACAGCAGAGCCACCTAAAATACCAAAATTTCAAAATCAGCGATTATTGGATAAATATATAAGAGCGGAACGTGATTTATTATACTATATGATGAATGATAAAAATGTCGCAATGATGTATGAGGCAAAAGCAGGTTTTATGTTTAATGATATTTATCGAATCATTGCTTCTTATATTATTGATTATTATCGTCAAGAAGTTGTATTAGAGGTTGCTGATTTAATCAGTAGTATTGAAGATGAAAACTTGGTTCAAAATATAATTGAGATATCGCAATTAGGATTACCTAAGTTAAAAGATACTAAAGCCATTGATGATTATATTGAAACAATTAAAGAAAAAACTGTAATGGTAAAAAAAGAAGAATTAACAAAAGCATTGGCAGATACTTTTGATCCTAAACAAAAGGCGCAAATATTAAAAGAAATCATAGCATTAAAAGACAAGGAGTAA
- a CDS encoding HAD hydrolase family protein, whose translation MRRDDINKACFLENPNIPFNNIIKEFDREFNVIHCTVPAFGDNSGELSVPNIHKANAIETLINYLGIERKNTYAFGDGMNDKEMLEYVNIGIAVGNAKEGLKAVADEITDNIDNNGIYNSMKKHNLI comes from the coding sequence ATGCGTCGTGATGACATTAATAAAGCCTGCTTTTTAGAAAATCCGAATATTCCATTTAATAATATTATTAAAGAATTTGATCGAGAATTCAATGTAATCCATTGTACTGTTCCTGCTTTTGGTGATAACAGTGGCGAATTATCAGTCCCAAACATCCACAAAGCTAATGCTATTGAAACATTAATCAACTACCTAGGAATTGAACGTAAAAATACTTATGCATTTGGTGATGGAATGAATGACAAAGAAATGCTTGAATATGTTAATATTGGAATCGCCGTCGGCAATGCTAAAGAAGGTTTAAAAGCAGTTGCTGATGAAATAACTGACAATATAGATAATAACGGTATTTACAATTCTATGAAAAAGCATAATTTGATTTAA
- a CDS encoding MATE family efflux transporter: MADQSTDLIKGSIYKSILWFSIPLLIGNLFQQLYNTVDSYVVGNYVNSNALAAVGASTPVINMLVGFFMGLATGAGVVISQYFGARRIEKMQRAVHSSLALTGVLCVVFTVVGLLCTQPLLKAIGVPQEVLPHSSMYLMIYFCGISFGLVYNMGSGILRAIGDSKRPLIYLIVASVVNIALDFLFVCSFNWGIAGVGIATVIAQAISAVMVMYQLIHTKEDYRVQINEISFDKHIVRKIVQVGFPAAFQQSLTSFSNVIVQSYINSFGTAAMAGYSSTIRIDGFLQLPLQSFNMAITTFVGQNMGAKQYQRVRQGVKAAWLMCSIVILAGSITMGLFGSELVGIFTNDKAVIAAGVTMINVFAPCYIILPIVQILNGTLRGAGLSKVPMYFMVGSFVILRQIYLMITVPLTHNLAFVFAGWPVTWAICAIGLLIYYRRVNWLPDE; the protein is encoded by the coding sequence ATGGCAGATCAAAGTACGGATTTAATTAAGGGGAGTATTTATAAATCAATTTTATGGTTTTCAATTCCATTATTGATTGGTAATTTATTTCAGCAATTATACAACACAGTCGATTCTTATGTAGTTGGCAACTATGTTAACAGTAATGCATTAGCTGCTGTAGGAGCTTCTACCCCAGTAATTAATATGCTTGTAGGCTTTTTTATGGGACTGGCAACGGGGGCTGGAGTTGTAATTTCCCAATATTTTGGGGCACGACGGATTGAAAAAATGCAGCGTGCTGTCCATTCATCACTGGCTCTTACAGGAGTTTTATGTGTTGTTTTTACGGTTGTAGGGCTATTGTGTACCCAACCGCTTTTAAAGGCTATTGGAGTACCACAAGAAGTTTTACCTCATTCATCGATGTATTTGATGATTTATTTTTGTGGTATTTCTTTTGGCCTTGTTTATAATATGGGTTCAGGAATTTTAAGAGCAATCGGTGATTCAAAACGACCTTTAATTTATTTGATCGTTGCCAGTGTTGTTAACATCGCTTTAGATTTTTTATTTGTTTGTAGTTTTAATTGGGGAATCGCTGGAGTTGGAATCGCAACAGTAATTGCTCAGGCAATTAGTGCGGTAATGGTAATGTACCAGTTGATTCACACAAAAGAAGATTATCGAGTGCAAATTAATGAGATTTCATTTGACAAACATATTGTTAGAAAAATCGTACAAGTAGGCTTTCCTGCAGCATTTCAGCAAAGTTTAACATCTTTTTCAAATGTTATAGTACAATCGTATATTAACAGTTTTGGAACTGCAGCAATGGCTGGATATTCATCAACGATCAGAATTGATGGATTTTTGCAATTACCGTTGCAAAGTTTTAATATGGCAATCACAACTTTTGTGGGTCAAAATATGGGGGCAAAACAATATCAACGTGTCCGTCAAGGAGTAAAAGCAGCCTGGTTAATGTGTTCAATTGTAATCTTAGCTGGTTCGATTACAATGGGATTATTTGGTAGTGAGTTAGTTGGAATCTTCACTAATGATAAAGCCGTAATTGCTGCAGGGGTGACAATGATCAATGTTTTTGCACCATGCTATATTATTTTACCGATTGTTCAAATTCTTAACGGTACATTGCGTGGAGCAGGGCTTTCTAAAGTACCAATGTATTTTATGGTAGGAAGTTTTGTTATTTTAAGACAAATCTATTTAATGATTACCGTTCCATTAACGCATAATCTAGCTTTTGTTTTTGCAGGATGGCCTGTTACTTGGGCAATTTGTGCAATTGGATTGTTAATTTATTATCGAAGAGTTAATTGGCTGCCAGATGAATAA